A stretch of the Tardiphaga sp. 709 genome encodes the following:
- a CDS encoding DUF6428 family protein, with protein sequence MLDLAKPEIPPSPQITTDDISIGALLTACDAAPALPLVFTYGGHSIRPGYHVTEVKAGAFSALDCGGNPEAWSEIFVQLWDIVESDRTHMTAGKFAAIIRKVSDHVALDANARLTFEVSDGVAPMQLHCADTPRLEGDNLTVALAPRPASCKPRDRWLEAQNKASACCAPVSSKNTCCP encoded by the coding sequence ATGCTGGACCTTGCCAAGCCGGAAATTCCGCCTTCGCCACAGATCACCACCGACGACATCAGCATCGGAGCGCTCCTCACCGCCTGCGACGCGGCACCGGCATTGCCTTTGGTGTTCACCTATGGCGGACACAGCATTCGGCCGGGCTACCACGTCACCGAAGTCAAGGCGGGCGCCTTTTCCGCGCTTGATTGCGGCGGCAATCCCGAAGCGTGGTCGGAGATCTTCGTGCAGTTGTGGGATATCGTCGAAAGCGACCGGACCCATATGACCGCCGGAAAGTTCGCGGCCATCATCCGGAAAGTCTCCGACCATGTCGCTCTCGATGCCAATGCGCGACTGACCTTCGAAGTGAGCGATGGCGTCGCGCCGATGCAACTACACTGCGCGGATACACCGCGCTTGGAGGGCGACAATCTCACGGTGGCGCTTGCCCCGCGTCCGGCGAGTTGCAAGCCGCGCGACCGCTGGCTGGAGGCGCAGAACAAAGCCAGCGCATGCTGCGCGCCGGTATCGTCCAAAAACACGTGCTGCCCGTAG
- a CDS encoding FAD-dependent oxidoreductase, with translation MSNAKLPVIIAGAGPVGMVAAADLVRQNIPVLVLEKNDALSSESRASTFHPPTLDMLDDLGFASTLIAQGLKAPTVQYSSSEDGVLGTFDFAAISDLVRHPFRLQAEQFKLTRIILDALSGNPLFSIAFGSEVKSVEQTSDAVKVVVTANGHDTTHECAWLIGADGANSIVRRSQDMEFEGFTWPERFLVMTTPVDFTALRPGVSSVSYVADPERWYFLLRILGAWRVMMPVAAETSDEEALSEAYVTESIRRIVPAELDAPILHTTLYRVHQRVAANFQKGRTFLAGDAAHINNPLGGMGMNGGIHDALNLTAKLGPVINGTADERILADYDLQRRTVTMQAIQGDTIRNKKNLEAKDEADRARFRDDIRAAAADPEKARALLRRIAMLDSLERAGALHVAEHRPG, from the coding sequence ATGAGTAATGCGAAGCTTCCCGTCATCATCGCTGGTGCAGGGCCGGTCGGCATGGTGGCTGCCGCAGATCTGGTGCGACAGAACATTCCGGTTCTGGTGCTCGAGAAGAACGACGCGCTGAGCAGCGAGTCGCGCGCATCGACATTCCATCCGCCCACACTGGACATGCTCGACGATCTCGGTTTCGCCAGCACGTTGATTGCACAGGGACTGAAAGCGCCGACGGTGCAGTACAGCTCGTCCGAGGACGGTGTGCTCGGCACATTCGATTTCGCGGCGATTTCCGATCTGGTGCGGCATCCGTTCCGCCTGCAGGCCGAACAGTTCAAGCTCACGCGCATCATTCTGGACGCCCTGTCCGGCAATCCATTGTTCTCGATCGCCTTCGGCAGCGAGGTCAAATCGGTCGAGCAGACCAGCGATGCCGTCAAGGTGGTGGTCACGGCCAACGGCCACGACACGACACATGAATGCGCCTGGCTGATCGGCGCCGATGGCGCGAACAGCATCGTTCGCCGCAGCCAGGACATGGAATTCGAGGGTTTCACCTGGCCCGAGCGCTTCCTCGTGATGACGACACCGGTCGATTTCACCGCGCTTCGCCCGGGCGTCTCGTCGGTCAGCTATGTCGCCGATCCCGAACGCTGGTACTTCCTTCTGCGTATCCTCGGCGCATGGCGCGTAATGATGCCGGTGGCCGCGGAAACATCCGATGAGGAAGCACTGTCCGAAGCCTATGTGACGGAGTCGATCCGGCGGATCGTTCCCGCAGAGCTGGACGCCCCCATCCTCCATACGACGCTCTATCGTGTGCACCAGCGCGTCGCCGCGAATTTCCAGAAAGGCCGCACGTTTCTGGCCGGTGACGCCGCTCATATCAACAATCCCCTCGGCGGCATGGGCATGAATGGCGGCATTCATGATGCCTTGAACCTGACCGCGAAGCTGGGTCCGGTCATCAATGGTACGGCCGATGAGCGCATTCTCGCCGATTACGATCTGCAGCGCCGCACGGTCACGATGCAGGCTATTCAGGGCGACACCATCCGCAACAAGAAAAACCTCGAAGCGAAAGACGAAGCCGATCGCGCGCGTTTCCGCGACGACATTCGCGCAGCAGCCGCCGATCCGGAAAAGGCACGAGCGCTATTGCGCCGGATCGCGATGCTCGACTCGCTTGAGCGGGCCGGTGCGTTGCATGTGGCTGAGCACCGCCCGGGGTGA
- a CDS encoding helix-turn-helix transcriptional regulator has translation MPILTDSSVASDWIEPDDVARPVVTYGVASNKVGTIELDMHCHAKGQIMLVQRGALSCRVEGGLWIVPPRSAVWIPSGALHAIKATGSLEGYSAFVAADIDSRLPQRCCSVSVTPLLRELLFRAASLPLFYDEDGANSRLMAVLLDELAAATVEDLHLPMPADPRLRALVDLMMAAPAERSSLEGWARRAGLSERTLVRLIGRETGMSFGRWRQQLGVMLAVQWLAGGASIQQVAADLGYESVPSFVTMFRKTLGTSPGRYMAERYSGRGATAR, from the coding sequence ATGCCCATTCTCACAGACAGCTCCGTTGCGTCCGACTGGATCGAGCCCGACGACGTTGCGCGCCCGGTGGTCACCTATGGCGTGGCGTCGAACAAGGTCGGCACGATCGAGCTCGACATGCACTGCCATGCCAAGGGTCAGATCATGCTCGTGCAGCGCGGTGCACTGAGCTGCCGGGTCGAAGGCGGATTGTGGATCGTACCTCCGCGCAGCGCGGTCTGGATACCAAGTGGCGCGCTCCACGCCATCAAGGCGACGGGCTCGCTCGAAGGCTACAGCGCGTTCGTCGCGGCCGACATCGACTCGCGCCTGCCGCAACGCTGCTGCTCGGTTTCCGTGACGCCGCTGCTGCGCGAATTGCTGTTCCGTGCCGCCAGCCTGCCGCTGTTCTACGACGAGGACGGTGCGAATTCACGGTTGATGGCGGTGCTGCTCGACGAGCTCGCGGCTGCCACGGTCGAAGACTTGCATCTGCCGATGCCGGCCGACCCGCGGCTGCGCGCCTTGGTTGACCTGATGATGGCCGCTCCGGCGGAGCGCAGCTCGCTCGAGGGCTGGGCGAGGCGAGCGGGCCTGAGCGAGCGGACGCTTGTGCGGCTGATCGGCCGCGAGACGGGAATGAGCTTCGGACGTTGGCGCCAGCAACTTGGCGTCATGTTGGCTGTACAATGGCTGGCCGGCGGCGCTTCGATTCAACAGGTGGCTGCCGACCTCGGCTATGAGAGCGTACCGAGCTTCGTGACGATGTTCCGCAAGACGCTCGGCACCTCACCGGGCAGGTACATGGCGGAGCGATATTCCGGCCGAGGTGCGACAGCGAGATAA
- a CDS encoding MFS transporter codes for MAVVRWQVVSALGTTQTLAWASSYYVPAVFADPICDDLHLSRTWFFAMFSVALLVSGLLGPLAGRMIDRSGGRDVLVATNLMFAAGLALLAVATGPISLALAWLVIGAGMGFGLYEAAFATVAGLWGRQARSAITGITLFAGFASTIGWPLSAAMIDAFGWRGACFAWAALHIVIGLPLNRFLVPKAPPHAHLDEPAVPTSGIPWAMIVLAGVFGATWFVTTAFAAHMPRLLEALGATPAQAVLAGALMGPAQVAARIGEFGLLRHASAMISARLAAGLHPVGAGLLILFGAPVALPFALLHGAGNGLFTIARGTLPLAMFGAVGYGMRTGWLAAPARILQGAAPLLFGLVLDHGGPRVALALTGGLTSLAFLALFWLRTPAAKPATSAIV; via the coding sequence GTGGCAGTCGTTCGTTGGCAAGTCGTATCCGCGCTCGGTACGACGCAGACACTGGCATGGGCTTCCAGCTACTACGTCCCGGCGGTGTTCGCGGATCCCATTTGCGACGACCTGCATCTGTCCAGGACGTGGTTCTTCGCCATGTTCTCCGTGGCGCTGCTGGTGTCGGGTTTGCTCGGCCCGCTCGCCGGCCGCATGATCGACCGCAGCGGTGGCCGGGACGTCCTTGTCGCCACCAATCTGATGTTTGCGGCGGGGCTGGCCTTGCTTGCAGTCGCAACGGGACCGATCTCGCTGGCCCTGGCCTGGCTGGTCATCGGCGCCGGCATGGGTTTCGGCCTGTATGAGGCTGCGTTTGCGACGGTTGCGGGATTGTGGGGGCGACAGGCCCGCAGTGCGATCACCGGCATCACCCTGTTCGCCGGTTTTGCGAGCACCATCGGCTGGCCGCTCAGTGCTGCGATGATCGATGCCTTCGGCTGGCGCGGCGCCTGCTTCGCATGGGCCGCGTTGCACATCGTCATCGGTCTGCCGCTCAACCGCTTTCTCGTTCCGAAGGCGCCGCCGCATGCGCATCTGGATGAGCCTGCCGTCCCGACATCAGGCATTCCATGGGCGATGATCGTTCTGGCGGGCGTCTTCGGTGCGACCTGGTTTGTCACCACCGCCTTTGCCGCGCATATGCCGCGCCTGCTGGAAGCGCTCGGGGCCACGCCGGCCCAGGCCGTGCTCGCCGGGGCTTTGATGGGGCCTGCGCAAGTCGCGGCCCGGATCGGAGAATTCGGTCTGCTACGACATGCGTCGGCGATGATATCCGCGCGCCTGGCCGCGGGCCTGCATCCCGTCGGCGCCGGATTGCTGATCCTGTTCGGAGCGCCCGTGGCGCTTCCATTCGCCCTTCTGCACGGTGCCGGAAATGGCCTGTTCACGATCGCGCGCGGAACGCTTCCGTTGGCCATGTTCGGCGCCGTCGGATACGGCATGCGAACCGGCTGGCTGGCCGCGCCGGCGCGCATCCTGCAGGGTGCAGCGCCGCTGCTGTTCGGCCTTGTGCTGGATCACGGTGGCCCGCGCGTCGCGCTGGCGCTCACAGGCGGGCTGACGTCGCTCGCGTTTCTGGCGCTGTTTTGGCTAAGGACCCCGGCTGCGAAGCCGGCAACGAGTGCCATTGTCTAA
- a CDS encoding cupin, with protein MAVNKLHDEFHTLDMESGWQLPEGYDPASGALEKILSGSLDTANKRGSRTRLLKFPPGLFTKQQIVHDHWEEVFLVSGDLIVGNDENGQGGTPFAGYTYAVRPPGAWHGPFKSEGGCLLLEMHYYDPA; from the coding sequence GTGGCCGTCAACAAATTGCACGATGAATTCCATACGCTCGACATGGAGAGCGGCTGGCAATTGCCCGAGGGCTACGATCCCGCCTCGGGCGCGCTGGAGAAGATCCTGTCCGGATCGCTCGATACCGCGAACAAGCGCGGCAGCCGGACGCGCCTGCTGAAGTTCCCTCCGGGTCTCTTCACCAAACAGCAGATCGTTCACGACCACTGGGAAGAAGTCTTTCTCGTCTCCGGCGACCTGATCGTTGGCAACGACGAGAACGGGCAAGGCGGCACGCCGTTCGCTGGCTACACCTACGCCGTCAGACCGCCAGGTGCCTGGCATGGTCCGTTCAAATCCGAGGGCGGCTGCCTGCTTCTCGAAATGCACTACTACGATCCCGCCTGA
- the arsB gene encoding ACR3 family arsenite efflux transporter, translating to MGLFERYLTIWVGLCIVVGILLGRWVPAVFHALGAAEIAQVNLPVAVLVWLMIIPMLLKVDLGALGHVGAHWRGIAATVGINWLVKPFSMALLAWLFIGHLFRPYLPADQIDSYTAGLILLAAAPCTAMVFVWSNLVDGEPNFTLGQVALNDAIMVVAFAPIVGLLLGLSSITVPWGTLLLSVLLYIIVPVAIAQLWRRALLGRGGEAALSQALSLLGPVSLVALLLTLVLLFGLQGEQITRQPMVIALLAVPILIQVYFNAGLAYWLNRRLGVAWCVAGPSALIGASNFFELAVAAAIALFGFQSGAALATVVGVLIEVPVMLSVVHIVKATRGWYERGAVN from the coding sequence ATGGGCTTGTTCGAGCGCTATCTCACGATCTGGGTGGGCCTGTGCATCGTCGTCGGCATTCTGCTGGGCCGATGGGTGCCGGCCGTTTTCCATGCGCTCGGCGCGGCGGAGATTGCACAGGTCAATCTGCCGGTGGCTGTTCTCGTCTGGCTGATGATCATTCCCATGCTGCTCAAGGTGGACCTCGGAGCGCTCGGTCACGTTGGCGCGCACTGGCGCGGCATCGCCGCGACCGTCGGGATCAACTGGCTGGTGAAGCCGTTCTCGATGGCGCTGCTCGCCTGGCTGTTCATCGGCCATCTGTTCAGGCCGTATCTGCCCGCGGACCAGATCGATAGCTATACGGCTGGTCTGATTTTGCTTGCTGCGGCGCCTTGTACGGCGATGGTGTTTGTCTGGTCGAATCTGGTCGATGGCGAGCCGAACTTCACGCTCGGACAGGTCGCGCTCAACGACGCCATCATGGTGGTCGCCTTCGCGCCGATCGTCGGCCTTCTGCTCGGACTGTCATCCATCACCGTGCCTTGGGGGACGTTGCTGTTGTCCGTTCTGCTGTACATCATCGTACCCGTGGCGATCGCGCAGCTCTGGCGGCGCGCATTGCTGGGGAGGGGAGGTGAGGCGGCGCTATCGCAGGCGCTGTCGCTACTCGGTCCGGTATCGCTGGTCGCGCTCCTGCTGACCCTGGTGCTGTTGTTTGGTCTGCAAGGAGAACAGATCACACGGCAGCCGATGGTTATTGCACTGCTCGCCGTCCCTATCCTGATCCAGGTCTATTTCAATGCCGGTCTCGCCTACTGGCTCAACCGCCGCCTTGGTGTCGCCTGGTGTGTGGCCGGCCCTTCCGCCCTGATCGGCGCATCGAATTTCTTCGAGCTCGCGGTGGCCGCCGCGATCGCGCTGTTCGGTTTCCAATCGGGCGCGGCACTGGCAACGGTCGTCGGCGTTCTGATCGAGGTGCCGGTGATGCTCTCCGTGGTTCACATCGTGAAGGCGACACGGGGCTGGTACGAGCGGGGAGCAGTGAACTGA
- a CDS encoding LysR substrate-binding domain-containing protein, with protein sequence MRRRIPSLGALMAFSAAAKHLSVTRAASELALTESAVSRQIAQLETQLGVKLFHRIKKRITLTRAGAAYSTRVAQTIERIERDALEIMGYEADGMVLDVAALPTVGAQWLIPRLPDFYARHPGVAVNISARNTRFFFSETALDGALYFGESDWPGTQADYLFDEILLPVGSPALIGRRGELPPGEVAELRLLHLVTRADAWRRWFDAAELGGTNVIRGPRFDIQSTLISAASSGLGVALLPEFLISDQLRSGKLKVLSSLTLKSVGSYYFACPEEKAGNPASIPGMVAVASPGVSAFRFLARSFAKRDWSPRGSTQHNDRRRQRMMIAGSTVRDR encoded by the coding sequence ATGCGCCGCAGAATACCGAGCCTCGGCGCGCTGATGGCGTTCAGCGCGGCTGCCAAGCACCTCAGCGTCACGCGCGCCGCCAGCGAACTCGCGCTGACCGAAAGCGCGGTGTCGCGCCAGATTGCGCAGCTGGAGACGCAGCTCGGCGTGAAGCTCTTTCATCGCATCAAGAAGCGGATCACGTTAACGCGGGCAGGGGCGGCCTACAGCACCCGCGTGGCGCAGACGATCGAGCGGATCGAGCGCGATGCGCTCGAGATCATGGGCTATGAGGCCGACGGCATGGTTCTGGACGTCGCGGCGCTGCCCACCGTCGGCGCCCAATGGCTCATTCCGCGCCTGCCGGACTTCTATGCGCGCCATCCGGGCGTCGCCGTCAATATCAGTGCGCGCAACACGCGCTTCTTCTTCAGCGAAACCGCGCTCGATGGCGCGCTGTACTTCGGCGAGTCGGACTGGCCCGGCACGCAGGCGGACTATCTGTTCGACGAAATTCTGCTGCCGGTCGGATCTCCGGCGCTAATCGGCAGGCGCGGCGAATTGCCGCCGGGCGAGGTCGCCGAACTGCGGCTTCTGCATCTGGTCACACGCGCCGATGCATGGCGTCGGTGGTTCGATGCCGCGGAGCTTGGCGGCACGAATGTGATCCGCGGGCCGCGTTTCGATATCCAGTCCACGCTGATCAGTGCGGCAAGCTCCGGTCTTGGCGTCGCTCTGCTTCCCGAATTCCTGATCTCCGATCAACTCAGATCGGGCAAGCTGAAGGTGTTGTCGAGCCTGACGCTGAAAAGCGTCGGTTCGTACTATTTCGCCTGTCCGGAGGAGAAAGCCGGGAATCCTGCAAGCATTCCGGGCATGGTTGCTGTCGCAAGCCCAGGCGTCAGCGCATTCCGGTTCCTCGCCAGGAGCTTTGCCAAAAGAGACTGGTCGCCTCGCGGATCGACGCAGCACAACGACCGAAGGCGGCAAAGGATGATGATCGCGGGCTCTACCGTGCGCGATCGTTGA
- a CDS encoding metalloregulator ArsR/SmtB family transcription factor, protein MEERQALSAFAALSQETRLRIVRLLVQAGPVGMPAGAVAEAAGVSASNVSFHLKELTQAGLASAKREARSIVYTADYDALSGLIQFLMRDCCAGHPDICMPATASACTSDGKELSRA, encoded by the coding sequence ATGGAAGAACGTCAAGCCCTGTCGGCTTTCGCAGCTCTGTCCCAGGAGACACGGCTTCGCATCGTGCGCCTGCTCGTGCAGGCCGGTCCTGTCGGGATGCCGGCCGGCGCTGTCGCGGAGGCTGCAGGCGTGTCGGCCTCGAATGTGTCCTTCCATCTGAAGGAGCTGACCCAGGCCGGCCTTGCCAGCGCGAAGCGGGAGGCCCGCTCGATTGTCTACACCGCCGATTACGACGCGCTGTCGGGCCTCATCCAGTTCCTGATGCGGGATTGCTGCGCGGGTCATCCCGACATCTGTATGCCGGCCACGGCGTCCGCATGCACGTCGGATGGCAAGGAGCTGTCACGTGCCTGA
- a CDS encoding ABC transporter substrate-binding protein, translating into MIAHRTVAATTFAVSLLFGASALAQQANTLPLKIGVLADFASVYADIGGQGNVEAAKIAIEEFGGKMFDKPIELVTADALNKADVAATISRKWYEAENVDMIIDMPTSATALAGMEMSKQFEKIMIVTDAASSDITGKSCSPYTAHWTYDTYGNAHTVGSAIVKQGGDSWYFITADYLFGHSIERDTGDVVRAAGGKVVGSSKHPLNTADFSSFLLQAQSSKAKIIGMANGGGDTINTIKQASEFGIVAGGQKLAGIVMFISDIHSLGLKMAQGLIITEAYYWDLNDRTRAFGKKFFDKMKRMPTMNQAATYSATLHYLKSVQAAGTRATKPVLAKMREMPVRDAFTDNGVLREDGRMVHSMFLLEVKKPEESKAPWDYYKVLAEVPGDQVFRPMKDGGCQYVKKD; encoded by the coding sequence ATGATCGCGCACCGCACGGTTGCGGCTACGACGTTTGCTGTTTCGCTGCTTTTCGGCGCTTCCGCACTGGCCCAGCAGGCCAACACGCTTCCGCTCAAGATCGGCGTGCTCGCCGACTTCGCCTCGGTCTATGCCGACATCGGCGGCCAGGGCAATGTCGAGGCGGCCAAGATCGCCATCGAGGAATTCGGCGGCAAGATGTTCGACAAGCCGATCGAGCTGGTCACCGCAGATGCGCTGAACAAGGCCGACGTCGCCGCCACGATCTCGCGCAAGTGGTACGAGGCCGAGAATGTCGACATGATCATCGACATGCCGACATCGGCCACCGCGCTGGCCGGCATGGAAATGTCGAAGCAGTTCGAGAAGATCATGATCGTCACCGACGCTGCGTCGTCGGACATCACTGGCAAGTCGTGCTCGCCCTATACCGCGCACTGGACCTACGACACCTATGGCAACGCTCACACAGTCGGCAGCGCCATCGTCAAGCAGGGTGGCGATTCCTGGTATTTCATCACAGCGGACTATCTGTTCGGCCATTCCATCGAACGTGACACCGGCGACGTGGTGCGCGCCGCGGGCGGCAAGGTGGTCGGCAGCTCCAAGCATCCGCTGAACACGGCGGACTTCTCGTCCTTCCTGCTGCAGGCGCAATCGTCCAAGGCCAAGATCATCGGCATGGCCAATGGCGGTGGCGACACCATCAACACCATCAAGCAGGCGTCGGAATTCGGCATCGTCGCGGGCGGCCAGAAGCTCGCGGGCATCGTGATGTTCATCTCCGACATCCACTCGCTCGGCCTGAAGATGGCGCAGGGGTTGATCATCACCGAGGCCTATTACTGGGATCTCAACGATCGCACCCGCGCCTTCGGCAAGAAGTTCTTCGACAAGATGAAGCGGATGCCGACCATGAACCAGGCGGCGACCTACAGCGCCACGCTGCATTATCTCAAATCCGTGCAGGCCGCAGGTACCCGTGCCACCAAGCCGGTGCTGGCGAAGATGCGCGAGATGCCGGTGCGCGACGCCTTCACCGATAACGGCGTCCTGCGCGAGGATGGCCGCATGGTGCACAGCATGTTCCTGCTCGAGGTCAAGAAGCCGGAAGAATCCAAGGCGCCGTGGGATTACTACAAGGTGCTCGCGGAAGTCCCCGGCGATCAGGTGTTCCGTCCGATGAAGGACGGCGGCTGCCAGTATGTGAAGAAGGACTGA
- a CDS encoding ArsC/Spx/MgsR family protein → MIRNAGIEPHVIEYLKTPPSRVMIVQLLARAGMSVRDVLREKGTPYAELGLSGTSLTDAQLLDAIEAHPVLMNRPIVVSALGVRLCRPSEAVLDIMPTPQLGAFSKEDGDRVVDASGQRITGQRHDQ, encoded by the coding sequence ATGATTCGTAATGCCGGCATCGAGCCGCACGTCATCGAGTATCTGAAAACCCCTCCGTCGCGGGTCATGATCGTTCAATTGCTCGCGCGCGCCGGCATGTCGGTGCGCGACGTCCTGCGCGAGAAGGGAACGCCCTATGCCGAGCTGGGCCTCTCCGGCACCAGTCTGACCGACGCGCAACTGCTCGACGCCATCGAAGCCCATCCGGTTCTGATGAACCGCCCGATCGTGGTCTCCGCGCTGGGCGTAAGACTCTGCCGGCCATCCGAAGCGGTTCTGGACATCATGCCCACTCCGCAGCTTGGAGCGTTCTCGAAAGAGGATGGCGACCGGGTCGTGGATGCGAGCGGTCAGCGGATCACAGGACAACGTCATGACCAGTGA
- a CDS encoding tripartite tricarboxylate transporter substrate binding protein, with protein sequence MPSKDLRMKWTTFLLAALVAPVALGVPGAAAAGFPEKMITIVVPYPAGSTADAIPRLVAPLMSKSLGVTVIIENRGGANGSIGAARVAASPADGYTILLATTGMMAINPWIYEKPAYNSEKDFAPITNGASTPNILVVNPSVKANSLKELVALAKAEPGKLTFASAGIGSTSHLCGETLKVLEGIDAVHIPYQGAAPALQDVIGGQVSMMCDNLSNTVQQVQSGALKPIVVTAAEPSKQLPNVPTSPQAGYPDLLAGNWYGFVAPSATPKDVIEKLNTSIVEALRDSTVSARLEGLGLTVIADKPDQFGAAIAKDSARMENIVKRSKAKISN encoded by the coding sequence ATGCCAAGCAAGGATTTACGGATGAAGTGGACGACGTTTCTTTTGGCGGCGCTGGTAGCGCCTGTCGCCTTGGGCGTGCCCGGCGCGGCAGCGGCCGGCTTTCCGGAAAAAATGATCACAATCGTGGTCCCTTATCCGGCTGGAAGCACGGCGGACGCGATTCCACGACTGGTGGCTCCGCTGATGTCGAAGTCGCTCGGCGTCACCGTGATCATCGAGAACCGCGGCGGCGCCAACGGCTCGATCGGGGCGGCTCGCGTCGCCGCTTCGCCAGCGGATGGCTATACGATTCTGCTCGCGACAACCGGCATGATGGCGATCAATCCGTGGATCTATGAAAAGCCCGCCTATAATTCCGAAAAGGATTTCGCGCCCATCACCAATGGCGCCTCGACGCCGAACATCCTGGTCGTCAATCCGTCGGTCAAGGCGAACTCGCTGAAGGAACTGGTGGCGCTGGCCAAGGCCGAGCCGGGCAAGCTGACATTTGCGTCAGCAGGTATCGGCAGCACGAGCCATCTGTGCGGCGAGACACTGAAGGTGCTCGAAGGCATCGATGCCGTCCACATCCCGTATCAGGGCGCGGCTCCGGCACTTCAGGACGTCATCGGTGGTCAGGTATCCATGATGTGCGACAACCTGTCGAATACGGTCCAGCAGGTGCAAAGCGGAGCATTGAAGCCCATCGTCGTGACCGCCGCTGAACCAAGCAAGCAGTTGCCCAATGTGCCGACGTCACCGCAGGCAGGCTATCCCGATCTCCTCGCAGGCAACTGGTACGGTTTTGTCGCTCCATCGGCGACCCCCAAGGACGTGATCGAGAAGCTCAACACATCGATCGTGGAGGCTTTGCGAGATTCAACCGTTTCGGCTCGCCTGGAAGGCCTTGGTTTGACCGTGATCGCGGACAAGCCCGATCAGTTCGGAGCGGCTATCGCCAAGGATTCTGCGCGGATGGAAAACATCGTGAAGCGCTCGAAAGCGAAGATTTCCAACTAG